One Polaribacter reichenbachii genomic window, ATAAAACTCATGCTTATATATTATTTAAAAATTATTTTTTTTATCTGCGTTTTACATCTTAATCAATCTCATAATTTAGCATAAACCAAACCATTTTTTAATTGAAAAGTAATAATGTAATCGATTGTACAAATATAGAGTATTGATATTAATTAACAATAATTTGTACATGTTTTAATTAAAAATGTCTTGTGTATTTTTAAAAAAAAGAATTAGTTATTTTATTTTTATTTATTCTAAATAAATACTTAGTTTTGCTGCGTGAGTATTTTTACAGACATACAATTCAATGTTCAATTACAGCAGATAACTTTTTGTAACTATCAATTAGTGATAGATGATAAAAGTATGCAACTCACTTTTCCTCAGTTATTACAATTGCGTAATAAAATAAACGAAATTACTTTACCAGAAAATCTAGAGCATATTATTCAAAATGAAAATTTTGTTTTATTGTTTATTGCAGATAGAAAGCATTTGGTTTTTTTAGAAATTCCTAAGTTATTAGATCTACAACAAGAAATTTCAATTTGTTTTAATAGTTATTAATTTCAGTTTCCTTTTTATTTAGATTACTTTTAAATTCGACTACTGAGTTTAAAAATCTTTGTTTTTATTGTACCTTTGATTATCAATACAGAATTTATGAAAACAGCAATAAGAAGACAAATGACTATTAATCCAGAAGTTATGGATGCTTTAAATGGTCAAATCGCATTAGAAATGCACGCTTCAGCTTCATATTTAGCAATGGCTTCTTGGTGTGATCAAAGAGAGTTACTAAATAGTAAAGCCTTTTTTTACAAGCAAGCTGAAGAGGAAAGAGCACATGGAATGAAAATTTTCAATTTTATTAACGAAACTGGTGGTGCAGCAATTTCGCCTGCGATACCAGAAGTAAATAACGATTTTGAAAGTTTAAGAGAAATTTACGAAAAATCTTTAGATCAAGAAATAGCAGTAACACAATCTATTTATAAATGTT contains:
- a CDS encoding ferritin yields the protein MKTAIRRQMTINPEVMDALNGQIALEMHASASYLAMASWCDQRELLNSKAFFYKQAEEERAHGMKIFNFINETGGAAISPAIPEVNNDFESLREIYEKSLDQEIAVTQSIYKCFKAARNVDDFASEVFLQWFVNEQIEEEDTVRSIIDIFDLMEGMPLKMIDERLPTE